Proteins co-encoded in one Synechococcus elongatus PCC 6301 genomic window:
- a CDS encoding DUF4912 domain-containing protein gives MSKSPYPLEQMTLRQLRRVASEYGVSRYSRMRKSELIAAIQKIEANSAVHTSPSPSSDRQEEVEATKYDVGQPQPVEPIELTGVDAELPDLPEGYGESRIVLLPRDPQWAYVYWDVPGDHKQALKSQGGQLLALRFYDVTDLDLNYQSPHSLQEYPCDELARDWYLPVPVSDRDYLVEIGYRAADGRWLLLARSAPVRVPPVYPSDWIEDHFITVNWDEDLRGQTVFQLVPPSQKASLASSGGAAPGPGTVSDEIFALSEGAESMRLAGSLYGSQHMRPVHEETLSSYVFPSGVGMWALPTASGLTQSGVGMVGFSASLPLERQPRKFWLVADAELIIYGATEPDATVTIGGKEIKLSPDGTFRFQMSFQDGVLDFPIEAVAVDGEQTRSIRMTFNRETTNRRTNTKEEAQLEWFQ, from the coding sequence ATGTCTAAATCACCCTATCCACTGGAGCAGATGACCCTGCGACAGTTGCGACGCGTTGCCAGCGAATATGGCGTGTCGCGCTACAGCCGCATGCGTAAGTCTGAGTTAATTGCCGCCATTCAAAAAATTGAGGCAAATAGCGCCGTGCATACTAGCCCTTCCCCCAGCAGCGATCGCCAAGAAGAAGTCGAAGCCACGAAATATGACGTGGGACAACCGCAGCCGGTTGAACCGATCGAGCTGACGGGTGTCGATGCAGAGCTGCCCGATCTGCCGGAAGGCTACGGCGAAAGCCGCATTGTCCTGCTGCCTCGCGACCCGCAGTGGGCCTATGTGTACTGGGATGTGCCGGGCGATCATAAGCAAGCACTCAAATCACAAGGGGGACAACTACTAGCGCTGCGCTTCTACGACGTCACAGATCTTGATCTCAACTATCAATCCCCCCACAGCTTGCAGGAATATCCCTGCGATGAGCTGGCGCGGGATTGGTACCTGCCCGTACCGGTAAGCGATCGTGATTACTTGGTAGAAATCGGCTACCGCGCTGCAGATGGCCGCTGGTTGTTGCTGGCTCGCTCTGCACCTGTGCGCGTACCGCCGGTCTATCCCTCCGACTGGATCGAAGATCACTTCATCACCGTCAACTGGGACGAAGACCTGCGAGGTCAAACCGTCTTCCAACTGGTGCCCCCCAGTCAAAAAGCCAGCTTGGCCAGCAGTGGCGGCGCTGCGCCTGGGCCCGGAACCGTCAGCGACGAAATCTTTGCCCTGTCGGAAGGGGCCGAGTCGATGCGCTTGGCGGGCTCGCTCTACGGTTCGCAGCACATGCGTCCGGTTCATGAAGAAACCCTCAGCTCCTACGTTTTCCCCTCGGGTGTGGGCATGTGGGCGCTGCCAACGGCTTCCGGCTTGACTCAGTCGGGCGTCGGCATGGTCGGGTTCTCGGCGTCGCTGCCGCTGGAGCGGCAACCGCGCAAATTCTGGCTGGTCGCGGATGCTGAGCTGATCATCTACGGGGCCACGGAACCGGATGCCACGGTCACAATCGGCGGCAAAGAGATCAAACTCAGCCCCGATGGCACTTTCCGCTTCCAGATGTCCTTCCAAGACGGCGTGCTGGACTTCCCAATCGAAGCCGTCGCTGTCGATGGCGAACAAACGCGATCGATTCGCATGACCTTCAACCGCGAAACCACCAACCGCCGCACTAACACCAAGGAAGAAGCCCAACTGGAATGGTTCCAGTAG
- a CDS encoding phosphoribulokinase, translated as MSKPDRVVLIGVAGDSGCGKSTFLNRLADLFGTELMTVICLDDYHSLDRKGRKEAGVTALDPRANNFDLMYEQVKALKNGETIMKPIYNHETGLIDPPEKIEPNRIIVIEGLHPLYDERVRELLDFSVYLDIDDEVKIAWKIQRDMAERGHSYEDVLASIEARRPDFKAYIEPQRGHADIVIRVMPTQLIPNDTERKVLRVQLIQREGRDGFEPAYLFDEGSTIQWTPCGRKLTCSYPGIRLAYGPDTYYGHEVSVLEVDGQFENLEEMIYVEGHLSKTDTQYYGELTHLLLQHKDYPGSNNGTGLFQVLTGLKMRAAYERLTSQAAPVAASV; from the coding sequence ATGAGCAAGCCAGATCGTGTTGTTTTGATCGGCGTTGCCGGTGACTCCGGTTGCGGCAAGTCAACCTTCCTAAATCGCCTTGCCGACTTGTTTGGTACGGAATTGATGACGGTCATCTGCTTGGATGACTATCACAGTCTCGATCGCAAGGGCCGGAAGGAAGCAGGCGTAACGGCTTTGGATCCCCGCGCCAACAACTTTGACTTGATGTATGAACAGGTCAAGGCGTTGAAGAACGGCGAAACGATCATGAAGCCGATCTACAACCATGAAACCGGCTTGATCGATCCGCCCGAAAAAATCGAACCCAATCGCATCATTGTGATCGAGGGTCTGCATCCGCTTTACGACGAGCGCGTGCGTGAACTGCTCGATTTCAGCGTTTACCTCGACATCGATGACGAAGTCAAAATCGCTTGGAAGATCCAACGCGATATGGCAGAACGCGGCCACTCCTACGAAGATGTCCTCGCCTCGATCGAAGCGCGCCGCCCTGACTTCAAGGCCTACATTGAGCCCCAGCGTGGCCATGCGGACATCGTCATCCGCGTCATGCCGACCCAGCTAATCCCCAATGACACCGAGCGCAAGGTGCTGCGGGTGCAGTTGATCCAACGGGAAGGCCGCGATGGTTTTGAGCCGGCTTACCTGTTCGACGAAGGTTCGACCATCCAGTGGACGCCCTGCGGTCGTAAGCTGACCTGCTCCTATCCGGGCATTCGCTTAGCCTACGGCCCTGACACCTACTACGGTCACGAAGTCTCAGTGCTTGAGGTCGACGGTCAGTTCGAGAACCTCGAAGAGATGATCTACGTCGAGGGCCACCTCAGCAAGACCGACACGCAGTACTACGGTGAGTTGACCCACCTGCTGCTGCAGCACAAAGATTACCCGGGTTCGAACAACGGCACGGGTCTGTTCCAAGTGCTGACCGGCCTGAAAATGCGGGCGGCCTATGAGCGTTTGACCTCCCAAGCAGCACCCGTCGCCGCTAGCGTCTAG
- the crtD gene encoding C-3',4' desaturase CrtD gives MPVEPPSVAVIGAGIGGLTAAALLAARGFTVTVYEQAAIAGGCASTFRRRGFTFDVGATQVAGLEPGGIHAQIFAELGLELPVAKICDPACAVWLPGESEPVRVWHDRDRWKAERERWFPGSEPFWSLMQQLFQLGWQFQQRQPVLPPRNLWDLQQLISAVRPETLLTAPYALLTVGQVLNLLGLGGDRRLKTFLDIQLKLYSQCGADETAVLYAATALALSQAPYGLYHLEGSMQVLSDRLLEGLEKHGGQIRYRQRVEAIETMGDRVRGIRVRDQRTQSVEAIAADHVVANVTAADLLRLLGSAVETLPALNGYQQRLAKTPTPSGAFVLYLGVDAAALPVDCPPHLQFLFDPAGPLGENNSLFVSVSRPDDGRAPAGQATIVASTFTDLDRWSQTEDYAALKQDYTETMLARLGQYFDLRPEHLRHVEAGTPRTFARYTDRDRGSVGGLGMRVSTFGPFGFANRTPVKNLWLVGDSTHPGEGTAGVSYSAQTVMRQILAQHPEVQPAKTRQPEPAGLLQR, from the coding sequence ATGCCTGTTGAGCCTCCTTCGGTTGCGGTCATTGGTGCAGGCATTGGCGGTTTAACGGCGGCAGCGCTCCTAGCAGCGCGAGGCTTCACCGTCACGGTTTATGAACAAGCCGCGATCGCGGGTGGATGTGCTTCGACTTTTCGGCGGCGTGGCTTCACCTTCGACGTCGGGGCGACTCAAGTTGCAGGCTTGGAACCGGGTGGTATTCACGCCCAAATCTTCGCGGAACTGGGACTGGAATTACCGGTAGCCAAAATTTGCGATCCAGCCTGCGCGGTTTGGCTCCCCGGCGAATCGGAACCCGTGCGCGTTTGGCACGATCGCGATCGCTGGAAAGCAGAACGAGAGCGTTGGTTTCCTGGCAGTGAACCGTTCTGGTCGTTGATGCAGCAGCTCTTTCAGTTGGGCTGGCAATTTCAACAGCGTCAGCCAGTGTTGCCGCCGCGCAACCTTTGGGATTTGCAGCAGTTGATTAGCGCAGTGCGCCCCGAAACCTTGCTGACGGCACCCTATGCGCTGCTGACCGTCGGGCAGGTCTTGAATCTGCTGGGTCTGGGGGGCGATCGCCGCCTCAAGACGTTTCTGGATATTCAGCTCAAGCTCTATTCCCAGTGCGGTGCCGATGAAACAGCAGTGCTCTACGCTGCGACTGCCTTGGCTCTCTCGCAAGCGCCCTACGGGCTCTATCACCTCGAAGGCAGCATGCAAGTCCTCAGCGATCGCCTGCTGGAAGGGCTGGAGAAGCACGGCGGCCAAATTCGCTACCGGCAACGGGTAGAAGCGATCGAAACCATGGGCGATCGCGTGCGGGGCATCCGAGTGCGTGATCAACGGACGCAGTCTGTCGAAGCGATCGCGGCGGATCATGTCGTCGCCAATGTCACTGCTGCGGATTTACTACGGCTCCTCGGATCAGCGGTCGAAACCCTACCGGCCTTGAACGGCTATCAACAGCGCCTAGCGAAAACTCCCACTCCCTCTGGCGCGTTTGTCCTCTACCTTGGCGTGGATGCTGCCGCTCTTCCGGTGGACTGTCCGCCCCACCTGCAATTCCTGTTTGATCCGGCAGGCCCTCTTGGCGAAAACAATTCCCTCTTCGTTTCTGTCAGTCGCCCCGATGATGGTCGGGCACCCGCGGGACAAGCCACGATCGTTGCTTCGACTTTCACGGATCTCGATCGCTGGAGCCAGACCGAAGACTACGCTGCTCTCAAGCAGGACTACACCGAGACAATGTTGGCGCGCCTGGGTCAATATTTCGACCTGCGGCCTGAGCATCTCCGTCATGTGGAAGCTGGGACGCCGCGTACCTTTGCCCGCTACACCGATCGCGATCGTGGCAGTGTCGGGGGGTTAGGCATGCGAGTGAGTACCTTTGGGCCCTTCGGCTTTGCCAATCGCACGCCGGTGAAAAATCTCTGGCTGGTCGGCGACTCCACCCATCCTGGCGAAGGCACTGCCGGCGTCAGCTATTCGGCCCAAACGGTGATGCGACAAATTCTGGCGCAGCATCCTGAAGTCCAGCCAGCAAAAACCCGCCAGCCGGAGCCAGCGGGTTTGTTACAGCGCTAG
- a CDS encoding UDP-glucose dehydrogenase family protein, giving the protein MRVSVIGTGYVGLVTGTCLAHIGHEVLCIDNNTAKIEQIQAGQIPIYEPGLEDLIQRATAAGRLQFSTDLAAGVAHAEVIFIAVGTPPLPNGEADMRFVEAVARGIGEHLDGETYRVIVNKSTVPIGSGDWVRMLILDGMLARRQALVPVGAAIADSEDLPQGCFDVVSNPEFLREGTAIYDTFNPDRIVLGGSSDRAFAKMQELYEPIVQRQFAVDRDRPPVPVLRTDLGSAEMIKYAANAFLATKISFINEVANICDRVGADVVQVAKGMGLDARIGSRFLNAGLGWGGSCFPKDVSALVHIAQDYGYPAALLEATIAVNQRQRLILLEKLQQELKILKGKTIGLLGLTFKPDTDDLRDAPSLTLAEQLLRLGAKVKAYDPIVKTAPIAGLEITTSPLDLASGCDALALVTEWQEFQELDYLPLAARMRRPLIIDGRNCLDRDRLQMQGFRYIGIGR; this is encoded by the coding sequence ATGAGAGTCAGTGTGATTGGAACCGGCTATGTCGGCCTCGTGACCGGCACTTGTCTGGCACATATTGGCCATGAGGTGCTCTGCATCGACAACAACACCGCCAAGATCGAGCAGATTCAGGCGGGTCAAATCCCAATCTATGAGCCGGGACTAGAAGATCTGATTCAACGAGCGACAGCGGCCGGACGGCTGCAGTTCAGTACAGATTTGGCTGCTGGCGTCGCTCATGCTGAGGTGATTTTTATCGCCGTGGGAACGCCGCCTCTGCCCAACGGCGAAGCTGATATGCGCTTTGTGGAAGCAGTAGCGCGGGGCATTGGGGAACATTTGGATGGCGAAACCTATCGGGTGATTGTCAATAAATCGACGGTGCCGATTGGCTCGGGCGATTGGGTGCGGATGTTGATACTCGATGGCATGTTGGCGCGACGACAGGCCTTAGTCCCAGTTGGGGCGGCGATCGCTGATAGCGAGGATTTGCCCCAAGGTTGTTTTGATGTGGTCAGCAATCCGGAGTTCCTGCGGGAAGGCACAGCGATTTACGACACCTTCAACCCCGATCGTATTGTTCTGGGGGGCAGCAGCGATCGCGCCTTTGCCAAGATGCAGGAACTCTACGAACCGATTGTGCAGCGCCAGTTTGCCGTCGATCGCGATCGCCCACCCGTGCCGGTGCTGCGAACGGATCTGGGTTCGGCCGAAATGATCAAATATGCAGCCAATGCTTTTCTGGCGACCAAAATCAGCTTCATCAATGAAGTCGCCAACATCTGCGATCGCGTCGGCGCGGACGTTGTCCAAGTTGCCAAAGGGATGGGACTGGATGCGCGGATTGGCAGCCGCTTCCTCAATGCTGGCTTGGGCTGGGGTGGTTCTTGTTTTCCCAAGGATGTCTCGGCCTTGGTCCACATCGCCCAGGACTATGGCTATCCGGCTGCCTTGCTAGAAGCCACGATCGCGGTCAATCAACGTCAGAGGCTGATCTTGCTGGAGAAGCTGCAGCAGGAACTAAAAATTCTCAAGGGCAAAACGATCGGTCTGCTGGGGCTAACCTTTAAGCCCGATACCGATGACCTACGCGATGCTCCCTCCCTGACCTTGGCCGAGCAGTTGTTGCGGCTAGGTGCCAAGGTCAAAGCCTATGACCCGATCGTCAAAACGGCCCCGATCGCGGGTCTGGAAATTACAACCTCCCCCCTCGATCTCGCCAGCGGCTGTGATGCCTTGGCTCTCGTGACGGAATGGCAAGAGTTTCAGGAGCTGGACTACCTGCCCTTGGCTGCCCGAATGCGGCGACCGCTGATCATTGATGGCCGCAACTGCCTCGATCGCGATCGCCTTCAGATGCAGGGCTTCCGCTACATCGGGATCGGTCGCTAA
- a CDS encoding dienelactone hydrolase family protein: protein MNNLTRRQFLATATLATGFALAARPISAAVIKTDSKGLETGTAQIPTADGLLPAYWARPTSGQVFPIVLVVQEIFGVHEHIQDVCRRFAKLGYLAIAPELFVRQGDVSKLESIDEIRKIVSKVPDAQVMADLDATVAWASTQKGDRDRLAITGFCWGGRITWLYAAHNPQVKTGAAWYGRLVGNSTELTPKHPVDVAAELKVPVLGLYGGEDTGIPLGTVQQMRDRLKTGSSKSAIIVYEGAPHAFFADYRPSYRQGDAQDAWQRLQTWFKQHGV, encoded by the coding sequence ATGAACAACCTGACACGCCGCCAATTTCTGGCGACTGCCACCCTTGCGACTGGCTTTGCCCTGGCGGCCCGGCCGATCTCAGCTGCTGTCATCAAAACCGATAGCAAGGGGCTAGAGACGGGCACGGCCCAAATTCCAACCGCTGATGGACTCCTTCCTGCCTACTGGGCGCGCCCAACTAGTGGTCAAGTCTTCCCGATCGTGTTGGTCGTGCAAGAAATCTTCGGCGTCCACGAGCATATTCAGGATGTCTGTCGCCGCTTTGCCAAACTGGGTTATCTGGCGATCGCTCCAGAGCTGTTTGTGCGGCAGGGCGATGTTTCCAAGTTGGAGAGCATCGACGAAATCCGCAAGATTGTCAGCAAAGTGCCGGATGCGCAGGTGATGGCGGATCTCGATGCCACCGTTGCTTGGGCATCAACCCAAAAAGGCGATCGCGATCGCCTCGCAATTACCGGTTTCTGCTGGGGTGGCCGCATCACCTGGCTTTATGCCGCCCACAATCCGCAGGTGAAAACCGGCGCGGCTTGGTACGGACGCCTAGTTGGAAACTCGACTGAACTGACGCCCAAACACCCAGTCGATGTCGCTGCCGAATTGAAGGTTCCAGTCCTGGGGCTCTACGGTGGCGAGGATACAGGCATTCCGTTAGGTACCGTTCAACAGATGCGCGATCGCCTCAAGACCGGTTCGAGCAAGTCGGCAATCATTGTCTACGAAGGAGCACCCCATGCCTTCTTCGCAGACTACCGCCCCTCCTATCGTCAAGGCGATGCGCAGGATGCTTGGCAACGGCTACAGACTTGGTTTAAACAGCACGGCGTTTAG
- the rsmH gene encoding 16S rRNA (cytosine(1402)-N(4))-methyltransferase RsmH has translation MLADSSQPSSFHHVTVLQRELVEGLLPDRGGWFLDATLGGGGHSELLLSEWPNTQVIGLDRDPAAIAASQTRLQLYSDRVQFQHVNFANYQPGDRRFQGIMADLGVSSPQLDEAERGFSFRQDAPLDMRMDPTAELTAAAIVNEWDETDLANLIYQYGEERLSRRIARRIVEQRPFERTLELSEAIAGAVPRSYRYGRIHPATRTFQALRIAVNGELDALQTFLDRAPDWLAPGGRIALISFHSLEDRIIKHALRGDDRLTVITRKPLLPSEAEIESNPRSRSAKLRIAERVLPES, from the coding sequence ATGCTCGCTGATTCTTCGCAGCCGTCGTCATTCCACCACGTCACAGTACTCCAGCGGGAGTTGGTGGAAGGATTATTGCCCGATCGCGGCGGCTGGTTCTTGGATGCGACCTTGGGCGGCGGCGGCCATAGCGAGTTATTGCTATCGGAGTGGCCCAACACGCAGGTGATCGGGCTCGATCGTGATCCAGCAGCGATCGCTGCCAGTCAAACCCGACTGCAGCTCTACAGCGATCGCGTGCAGTTTCAGCACGTCAACTTTGCCAACTATCAGCCGGGCGATCGCCGCTTTCAGGGAATCATGGCTGACCTTGGTGTTAGTTCGCCGCAGCTGGATGAGGCCGAGCGGGGTTTTAGTTTCCGGCAGGATGCGCCGCTGGATATGCGGATGGATCCCACGGCGGAATTGACCGCAGCCGCGATCGTTAACGAATGGGACGAAACCGATCTCGCCAATTTGATTTATCAGTACGGTGAAGAGCGGCTGTCGCGCCGGATTGCTCGCCGCATCGTCGAGCAGCGTCCTTTTGAGCGCACGCTGGAACTATCAGAAGCGATCGCTGGAGCCGTGCCGCGCAGCTATCGCTATGGCCGCATTCATCCGGCGACCCGCACGTTCCAAGCACTGCGGATTGCCGTCAATGGCGAACTCGATGCCCTGCAAACCTTCCTCGATCGCGCCCCCGATTGGCTGGCACCGGGCGGCCGTATTGCTCTGATCAGCTTCCACAGCTTGGAAGACCGGATTATCAAACACGCCCTGCGCGGTGACGATCGCCTGACCGTGATTACCCGCAAGCCACTCTTACCCAGCGAGGCGGAGATTGAGTCCAACCCGCGATCGCGATCGGCTAAGTTGCGGATTGCCGAACGAGTCTTGCCGGAGTCCTAG
- a CDS encoding CBS domain-containing protein, translating to MDLILCHGTADFDTLGAAVGLSRLLPGSRIVLTGGAHPAVRDFLALYRDEYPLIERRSVDPQRLRRIHLVDAQERLRFGKAAEWLDLPHLEAIAVYDHHLQSPCDVAASDRQVEAVGATATLICERLQAAQTQLAPAEATVLALGIHVDTGSLSYDQSTPRDAQALAWLMTQGANLRVLREYVEPGLSAPLQALLSQSLEVLELEERRGKTLARVLLPVEGYLTGLSSLAAQLFALTEADLLLLGVHYPVEGSDDRRLTVIGRSRIEGPDLGQTFRQWGGGGHARAASLNWRGTAIAETWEAIGAAVLEQLPAPLLARDLMSSPVRTVRPEIAIAEAERILLRYGHSGLSVVDEQDQLVGIISRRDLDLALHHGFGHAPVKGYMTLHPKTIAPETSLPEIEDLMVTYDIGRLPVLDRNQLVGIVTRTDVLRQLHQDQQRQTPSLHAPACLLPGTPRDWLHQRLIPAQWELLETVAHFAEERGWHLYLVGGGVRDLFLAPSDAPLLISDIDLVVDGFHRALTEAAGVELAQLLRDRYPQARLEVHGRFQTAALLWHEDPVFQSLWVDIATARTEFYPYPAANPEVEASSIRQDLYRRDFTINALAIRLTEPHAGELLDFFGGRLDLEARQVRVLHVNSFIEDPTRIFRAVRFAVRLGFAIEEQTRRQIRYALDSGVYQRTQGENGVTPALQTRLRAELQLILEAKYWLPALRELGSLQAFRCLHSDCWWTRSLEAQLRCCDRLSRRWQQQAHPSLKPILPWLLRLQSLLTSLPEPGPIAQRLQLPQDVIQRLQQWPCAIAQLTQLDTAQLPSQLYRQLANYDPITLLLAAAVLPRSSRRVISRYLWQWLPLVLPLSGHDLKKLGYRPGPQFRQILEALQAAVLDGQLLAGTDDTARQQALHWLRDRYPHP from the coding sequence ATGGATCTGATTCTCTGTCACGGCACGGCCGACTTTGACACGTTGGGCGCTGCAGTGGGTCTCAGTCGCCTGCTGCCGGGGTCGCGCATTGTGCTGACAGGTGGGGCTCATCCGGCGGTGCGCGACTTTTTGGCACTCTATCGCGATGAGTATCCACTAATTGAGCGGCGATCGGTCGATCCCCAGCGCCTGCGGCGGATCCACTTGGTGGATGCCCAAGAGCGGCTGCGCTTTGGCAAGGCGGCGGAATGGCTGGACTTACCGCACCTCGAAGCGATCGCGGTTTACGACCATCATTTGCAAAGTCCCTGCGATGTTGCCGCGAGCGATCGCCAAGTCGAAGCCGTCGGTGCAACGGCGACCCTAATCTGTGAACGGTTGCAAGCCGCACAGACCCAACTTGCACCGGCGGAAGCGACGGTATTAGCCCTCGGCATTCACGTCGATACGGGGTCTCTCAGCTACGACCAAAGCACGCCTCGCGATGCTCAAGCCTTGGCTTGGCTGATGACTCAGGGCGCGAATCTACGGGTACTGCGGGAATATGTGGAGCCGGGACTGTCTGCGCCGCTGCAAGCGCTGTTGAGTCAGTCCTTGGAAGTGTTGGAGCTGGAGGAACGGCGGGGCAAGACCTTGGCGCGGGTGCTGCTGCCGGTGGAGGGGTATCTGACGGGGCTCTCCAGTCTGGCGGCTCAGTTGTTTGCGCTGACGGAAGCGGATTTACTGCTGCTGGGTGTTCACTATCCCGTTGAGGGTAGCGACGATCGCCGCTTGACCGTGATTGGGCGATCGCGGATTGAAGGGCCGGATCTTGGCCAGACCTTCCGGCAGTGGGGCGGCGGTGGCCATGCCCGTGCGGCTTCGCTGAATTGGCGCGGTACGGCGATCGCAGAGACTTGGGAGGCGATCGGAGCGGCAGTTTTAGAGCAACTACCAGCACCGCTGCTGGCTCGCGATTTGATGTCCTCGCCGGTGCGGACAGTACGCCCCGAAATTGCGATCGCGGAAGCGGAACGGATTCTGCTGCGCTACGGTCATTCCGGCCTTTCGGTCGTGGACGAACAGGATCAACTGGTCGGCATCATTTCCCGCCGCGACTTGGATTTAGCGCTGCACCACGGCTTTGGTCATGCACCGGTCAAGGGCTACATGACCCTCCATCCCAAGACGATCGCTCCGGAGACGAGTCTGCCGGAAATCGAAGACCTAATGGTCACCTACGACATTGGCCGGTTGCCAGTACTCGATCGCAATCAACTAGTGGGCATCGTCACTCGCACCGATGTACTGCGCCAACTCCATCAGGATCAACAGCGCCAAACACCTTCTCTGCATGCTCCCGCTTGCTTGCTACCCGGAACACCCCGAGATTGGCTGCACCAGCGTCTGATTCCGGCGCAATGGGAATTACTGGAAACTGTGGCACACTTTGCCGAAGAACGGGGCTGGCATCTCTATCTGGTGGGTGGTGGTGTGCGCGATCTCTTCCTAGCTCCGAGTGATGCACCGCTATTGATTAGCGATATTGACCTAGTCGTCGATGGCTTTCACCGCGCTCTCACTGAGGCGGCAGGGGTCGAGCTGGCCCAATTACTGCGCGATCGCTATCCCCAAGCTCGGTTAGAAGTGCATGGACGGTTTCAAACAGCAGCCCTGCTCTGGCACGAGGATCCGGTGTTTCAGTCGCTCTGGGTCGATATCGCCACTGCTCGCACGGAGTTCTATCCCTATCCGGCCGCCAATCCAGAAGTCGAAGCCAGTTCGATCCGCCAAGACCTCTACCGGCGCGACTTTACAATTAACGCTCTCGCCATTCGCCTGACAGAACCCCACGCGGGCGAACTTCTTGACTTTTTTGGGGGACGCCTTGATTTGGAAGCGCGTCAGGTGCGCGTTCTCCACGTCAACAGCTTCATCGAAGATCCGACGCGCATTTTTCGGGCGGTGCGCTTCGCGGTACGTCTCGGCTTTGCGATCGAAGAACAAACGCGGCGACAAATTCGCTATGCCCTCGACAGTGGCGTCTATCAGCGCACCCAAGGAGAAAACGGTGTCACGCCTGCGCTGCAAACCCGTCTGCGGGCTGAACTGCAGCTGATTTTGGAGGCAAAATATTGGCTGCCCGCCCTGCGGGAACTCGGCTCCTTGCAAGCTTTCCGCTGCCTGCACAGTGATTGCTGGTGGACGCGATCGCTAGAAGCCCAACTCCGCTGCTGCGATCGCCTCAGTCGACGCTGGCAACAGCAAGCCCATCCCTCGCTCAAGCCAATATTGCCTTGGCTGTTGCGGTTGCAAAGTCTGCTGACCAGCCTGCCAGAACCAGGACCGATCGCCCAACGCTTGCAACTCCCGCAGGACGTGATCCAACGGCTCCAGCAATGGCCCTGCGCGATCGCCCAACTCACTCAGCTGGATACTGCACAACTGCCCAGTCAGCTCTATCGTCAGCTGGCGAACTATGACCCAATCACGTTGCTCCTAGCGGCAGCTGTTCTACCGCGATCGTCTCGCCGCGTGATCAGTCGCTATCTCTGGCAATGGCTCCCGCTCGTGCTGCCGCTGAGCGGTCACGATCTTAAAAAGCTGGGCTATCGACCTGGCCCGCAATTCCGCCAGATTCTCGAAGCTCTGCAGGCTGCGGTGCTAGATGGGCAATTGCTGGCCGGAACCGACGACACTGCTCGCCAGCAAGCACTGCATTGGTTGCGCGATCGCTATCCCCACCCTTAA
- a CDS encoding RidA family protein — MTREVFYTDQAPAPVGPYSQAIAASGRMLFVSGQIALDPATGTMVGGDDVEVQTHQVLSNLKAVLAAAGASFGDVVRTTVFLADMEDFARVNAIYATVFDEATAPARACVQAARLPKDAKVEIDCIAVLP, encoded by the coding sequence ATGACCCGCGAAGTCTTCTATACCGACCAAGCCCCGGCACCTGTTGGCCCCTATAGCCAAGCGATCGCGGCGAGTGGGCGGATGTTGTTCGTCTCGGGCCAAATCGCCCTCGATCCAGCCACAGGAACGATGGTCGGTGGCGACGATGTAGAAGTCCAGACCCACCAAGTTCTGAGCAACCTCAAAGCGGTGTTAGCCGCAGCTGGGGCCAGCTTTGGTGATGTGGTGCGCACCACCGTCTTTCTGGCGGATATGGAAGATTTCGCCCGCGTCAACGCCATCTACGCGACGGTGTTCGACGAAGCAACAGCACCCGCCCGCGCCTGTGTACAAGCCGCTCGCTTACCCAAGGACGCCAAAGTCGAAATCGACTGTATTGCGGTGCTGCCTTAG